The nucleotide sequence GTTCTTAACGGCCAGAAACTTCTTGTATTTGGATTTTTCTGAAGCGTAATCCAAAAGTACTTCCTGATAGAGTTTATTCGAATCGTCGTAAGAAAGTGAGGGCGTTTCAGAAGTTAAGGTATCCAATAACAAAACGGTTTCGAAAGGTTTCATTTTGGGATAATCTACCATGCGCATCCTCACTTCAGCAAATCGGAATCCGTAGAGATCCTTAAAACTTAAAATCTCCAGCACTTCAATGATATCGCCGTTTGCGATAAATCCGGCTTCTGTATGTGGTTTTACCCAAAAATAATTGTTTTTAACCACCATCAAATAATCGCCGGCCGAAAGTTCTTCTTCCTGAAATAAGATCCTGTTTCGGATGTTCTGATTGTACAGATTTGCGCGTTTATTTGATCTCACAATCACAACAGTACCTTCATTTCCCAATTGAGAATAACAATCGTTTATGGCATCCATTAATTCCTGTCCGTCCAAGGGTCGTATCACCTCAGGATACGGAAGTTCCGTAAACTTAAAGGCTTCAAACAAACCGTCCTCTATCCTATTGCGTATTTCAGTGGCATTTACCAGGATACCACTATCCTTCTGCTGCCGTACCACTTCGTCGAGTTCTACTTCGATCACTTCTTTGTTGTAATGATTTGATATTGTGTGCTTATCCAGTGCAGGGCTAACATCCAGTTTAACTGGTGGTAACTGGGCAGTATCTCCAATAAGAAGGAGTTTACATTGATGTCCGCTATACACATACTGCATTAGATCGTCGAGCAAGGATCCGTTCTCAAATAACTTTGATTCCAGATTCACATCGGGGATCATGGATGCCTCATCCACTATGAAAATTACATTTCGGTGTTTGTTAGGCTGAAGGGTAAAAGACACACCCCCTTTTTTATTGCTTTTGGGATAGTAGATTTTTTTGTGAATGGTAAATGCCTCCTTATTGGAGTAGTTGCTTATCACCTTGGCAGCTCTACCGGTAGGTGCTAGAAGAACGGCCGATTGCTTTACTTTCCACAAGTTCTTTACCAGAGTTCCCACGATGGTAGTTTTTCCGGTTCCCGCATATCCTTTTAACAAGAACACTTCTTTATTTTGCTTATTCAAGGCAAATGCAGCGAGCAATTGAAGGGTAATGTCCTGTTTATGTGTAGTTGAAAAAGGAAAATCGGATTTTAATAGTCCGTAAAAATGTGAAATGTCCATGAACAAGTGGGTAATATGGGGTTAAAGATAGCTATGATTTTTTCGGAATATACTTTTACGAACAAAAAAAAATTGTAGATTTGCGATAGACCTTATTTTAAGAATTCTTAATTAAACTATCAAATAATGAAACTCGTAATTCAATTACTTCTTTGGGCGGTTATTATCTTTTTAGGGTATATGCTGTATAACTCTATTAGCGGTCCTATTAAATTTAACGAGATTAAAGAAGCTCGTTACGCCAAAGTAATTAAAGGCTTGAAGGATATTAAAGCTGCCGAACTTGCGCATCGCGAGATCACAGGAAAATACACCGGGAGTTTCGATAGTTTGGTTCGGTTTATTGATACAGCACAATACGCTATCGTCCAGCGAAGAGATACCAGCTATGCCGATGTTGAAAAAAACAAGGCATTCGGGCTTTCAGAAGGATACTATATTGAAGAGACACTTTTAGATACCCTTGGATTCAGTTCTGTAAAGGATTCTTTGTTTAAAGGTTCCGATCGTTACAAGAATATGAAAAAAGTGCCATTGGAAGATATAGATGCAGAATACGAATTGGAAGCAGGACGAATTAACAAGAACGGTACTTGGTACGCTGTATTTGAAGCACGGGTGTCAAAAGAAGCCATATTAAATGATTTGAACAAGGATCTTTTGGCTCAGGAAAAACAAGTTGTTTCAGTGGATGGTGTAAACGGTCCATATGTAAAAGTAGGCTCGATGAGTGAAGTTAATACTAGCGGAAACTGGCCAAAAATTTATGACACACCAGACGACCAATAACATTATAACAAATACAAATACAAGACTGTCCGTTCAAATTACCTTGACCGGACTTTCTTTTTTAGTAACACATGCTCAAACCAAAGAGACTACCTACTTTACTGAAAAAAAGTTTGATGCGCCGCGAACCCCCGAAGAACTGTTGATCGAACTGGAAGCAATATTTTCAACAGATAAAGCACTTCAACAAAACTTCGACGATGTAAACCTCGTTTATGCAGGCAGTCCTTATACCCTCGTACCTGCGGCACTATTTGATGAAAATAAGCTAAGTGATTATTTAAAGTTCAATACGCGAATCCTAGCGAATGATTTTATTGCTTTTGACAATTTAGACAATTACGATATTAAAATCGTGTATATACCCTGGGTAAACATCAATAATTATTTGTTCGATAAATTCGGGTCTTTTCAGTATTACAACGCTATTAGCATATTGCTGAAACTCGTTATGGATGCCGAAAAATATTCACCTGCCACTGCCGTTTACATCCATGTGTTAAGCGATAGTTTCGACCTTTTGGTGATGAAGAATGGAAAGTTGGAATTATGCAATTCCTACCCTTTTAAAACACCCGAAGATCTTATTTACTATATCCTTTTCAGTTTTGAACAACTCAACCTTAATCCGGATACTCTAGATGTGAAGCTCTTCGGAAAAATAGATGTGGGAGATTCAAATTATGAGATCATATATAAGTACGTGCGCCATGTCTCGTTTCCCGGAAAAGAATTCCTTCCGAAATCTGAAATTAAGAATGAAGGTGCACATCACAATGTTGTGCTAAAGAGTCTCTAATCTTGCGAATAATATCAGGAACATACAAAGGCAAACGACTAACGGCTCCGAAAAGCCTTCCGGTAAGACCAACCACCGATTTTGCTAAGGAAGGATTATTCAATATACTGGCAAATCGTATTGATTTTTCTGAAGTATCGCTACTCGATCTGTTTGCCGGTACCGGTAATATAAGTTACGAATTTGCATCGAGAGGTTGCCAATTGATCGTTTCGGTTGACGCTCATTACGGTTGTGTTGGTTTTATAAAAAAAACTGCCGAAGACCTATCATTCCCTATTCAAACCATTAAAGCGAATGTTATTAAGTATCTTAGCTCGCCTCACGGTACATTTGATGTGATCTTTGCCGATCCACCGTATGAATTTACGATACAGGAATTTTATGAGATTATCGATAAGGCACTACTAAACCACTTTTTAAACCCTGAAGGAATTATAATTATTGAACACTCCAAACATACCGATCTTTCTGCGCACACCAATTTTTCTGAAATGAGGAAATACGGCGGATCGGTTTTTAGCTTTTTCAAACTGTAATATGGCGGCATTCGACGTTTTAAACATTGAACTTGATTTTACCAGCGTTGAGATACATGAAAACTATATGATCTCACAAATTAAAGAGGGAATTGATTTTAAGCAGAAGCATTTGGATCAATTTTACAAGCTGTTTGAGACCTATTATCACGACAAGCCTTTTATTTCGATAGCCGATCGCAAATACGATTATACTATTGACCCGAATTTATTCAGAGATTCCAGTTTTAGAAACCTGTTGGGCATTGGAGTGGTTTGTTATACCGAAAGCTCCTTTAAAACCGCACAATTTGAAAAAACCTTTTTTAAAGGAAAATTTGAGCCTTTCTATTCTATGGAAGATTGTATACAATGGGCCGAAGAGTTGGTAAAATCACACCACACAAAAAATAAATCATAATTCAAAAAAGGAATTAAATTCTTTCGTAAATTCACGTTGCTTATTTAAAAGGTAACTACTAACTAACACTGTTTTCAATGTAATGGCAAAAAGGCCTAAATATTTCATTGATCTCGAATTTGCGCATATTGAATTGTTCGAAAATTTTTTGATCGTTACAGTTAATGAGGGGATCGTATTTGATACGCCGGAGGTAGAAAAGATCGTCGAAATTTCGAAAGCACATTTCTATGAACGTCCGTTCGGATATATCTCAAACCGTAAAAATGACTATACCGTAAACCCTACCTGTTACAAAGGAGCAGAAGAAAGTATGCCCCATATGGTTGGAATAGCCACCTTATGCTATTCTAAAGGGTCTTATAAAACCGCAATCTTTTCGGAACAATTCTTTAGCTGGCCTCATAAGGCATTTTACACTATTGAAGAATGTGTGGCATGGAT is from Constantimarinum furrinae and encodes:
- a CDS encoding ATP-dependent DNA helicase, with translation MDISHFYGLLKSDFPFSTTHKQDITLQLLAAFALNKQNKEVFLLKGYAGTGKTTIVGTLVKNLWKVKQSAVLLAPTGRAAKVISNYSNKEAFTIHKKIYYPKSNKKGGVSFTLQPNKHRNVIFIVDEASMIPDVNLESKLFENGSLLDDLMQYVYSGHQCKLLLIGDTAQLPPVKLDVSPALDKHTISNHYNKEVIEVELDEVVRQQKDSGILVNATEIRNRIEDGLFEAFKFTELPYPEVIRPLDGQELMDAINDCYSQLGNEGTVVIVRSNKRANLYNQNIRNRILFQEEELSAGDYLMVVKNNYFWVKPHTEAGFIANGDIIEVLEILSFKDLYGFRFAEVRMRMVDYPKMKPFETVLLLDTLTSETPSLSYDDSNKLYQEVLLDYASEKSKYKKFLAVKNNKYFNALQVKFSYAITCHKSQGGQWHTVFVEQPYLPNGIDKEYLRWLYTAVTRAKEKLYLIGFKDEFFVDS
- a CDS encoding DUF3822 family protein, whose protein sequence is MTHQTTNNIITNTNTRLSVQITLTGLSFLVTHAQTKETTYFTEKKFDAPRTPEELLIELEAIFSTDKALQQNFDDVNLVYAGSPYTLVPAALFDENKLSDYLKFNTRILANDFIAFDNLDNYDIKIVYIPWVNINNYLFDKFGSFQYYNAISILLKLVMDAEKYSPATAVYIHVLSDSFDLLVMKNGKLELCNSYPFKTPEDLIYYILFSFEQLNLNPDTLDVKLFGKIDVGDSNYEIIYKYVRHVSFPGKEFLPKSEIKNEGAHHNVVLKSL
- a CDS encoding RsmD family RNA methyltransferase, with translation MRIISGTYKGKRLTAPKSLPVRPTTDFAKEGLFNILANRIDFSEVSLLDLFAGTGNISYEFASRGCQLIVSVDAHYGCVGFIKKTAEDLSFPIQTIKANVIKYLSSPHGTFDVIFADPPYEFTIQEFYEIIDKALLNHFLNPEGIIIIEHSKHTDLSAHTNFSEMRKYGGSVFSFFKL